One genomic segment of Paenibacillus sp. FSL H8-0332 includes these proteins:
- a CDS encoding cysteine desulfurase family protein, which translates to MRLLYLDYCASAPIHPKVYEHYIKASKELYANPSSAHQLGFESNGIVEEAREDIASILEISPREVIFTSGATESNNLAIIGVARAARKSSTEKVHIITSVIEHSSVFNCCKYLEEEGFEITYVPVDMDGRVSVETIKNSIKSNTILVSIMHVNNETGTIQPIDEISKMIKGKGNIFFHVDGVQGFTKAAIDLSDIDLYTLSGHKIGAAKGVGVLIVKENIKLKPMIFGGGQEAGLRSGTTNVPGVISLAEAIKIGILEKNEKMEYIKKLNAFIVDGLKSIPGIVINSPGGEISSPHILNISSTEPGLNSAIILNLLSKKGIIASSQSACSSKSNKQSRILMEMTNDTLISSNSVRFSFNESVNREDAEYLLDSLEKIIIQVRKNGRFAVSI; encoded by the coding sequence ATGAGGCTTCTTTATCTGGATTACTGTGCTTCTGCTCCTATCCACCCAAAGGTATACGAGCATTACATAAAAGCATCCAAAGAATTGTATGCAAATCCTTCTTCGGCACATCAGTTAGGATTTGAATCTAACGGAATCGTAGAAGAGGCGAGAGAGGATATAGCAAGTATTCTAGAAATTTCACCGAGAGAAGTTATCTTTACTTCTGGAGCAACAGAAAGCAACAATTTAGCGATTATAGGAGTCGCTAGAGCAGCGAGAAAGAGTTCAACTGAGAAAGTACATATTATTACTTCAGTGATTGAGCATTCCTCTGTCTTCAATTGTTGCAAATATCTAGAGGAGGAAGGTTTTGAGATTACTTATGTGCCTGTTGATATGGATGGTAGGGTCAGCGTTGAGACAATAAAAAATTCAATTAAAAGCAATACTATTTTGGTTAGCATTATGCATGTCAATAATGAAACTGGTACAATCCAACCCATAGACGAAATTTCCAAAATGATAAAGGGTAAGGGGAATATTTTCTTTCATGTCGATGGGGTTCAAGGATTCACTAAAGCTGCAATAGATTTAAGTGACATAGATCTTTACACGCTTTCAGGTCATAAAATAGGGGCTGCGAAAGGAGTAGGTGTTCTAATCGTTAAAGAAAATATTAAGTTGAAACCTATGATATTTGGAGGTGGGCAGGAAGCTGGGCTGAGGTCTGGAACAACTAATGTTCCAGGTGTTATTTCATTAGCAGAAGCGATAAAAATAGGGATTTTGGAGAAAAACGAAAAAATGGAATATATAAAAAAATTAAATGCGTTTATAGTTGATGGATTAAAAAGTATACCTGGTATTGTAATTAATAGCCCGGGAGGAGAAATTTCATCACCCCATATCTTGAACATCTCTTCTACAGAACCAGGGTTAAATTCAGCGATCATATTAAATCTACTTTCAAAGAAAGGCATTATTGCCTCATCTCAGTCGGCTTGCTCATCGAAATCCAATAAGCAAAGCAGAATTTTGATGGAGATGACAAACGATACTCTCATCTCTTCAAATAGCGTTAGATTTAGTTTCAATGAATCAGTAAACCGGGAAGATGCAGAGTACTTACTTGACTCGCTTGAAAAAATTATTATTCAGGTTAGAAAAAATGGAAGGTTTGCTGTTTCTATCTAG
- a CDS encoding ABC transporter ATP-binding protein — MKRKSLIYTSVLFSLIFGVLPYFNLLTTKHLLNEITELFTNGNHVFSTIILLLCAQFILQVVSFACSYIQQYLEKKNITLLEHSLRLDVFNKLNEMPLCMYDDPEFHNHLNRINSNLGTRFWEPLKNFSGMISVVITLSSYAVILFSVHWSLIILCIVASIPSFILYSFLEKKRYKFNVKNVLLSREINFINGILTERDNVKELKVFALGRYFQERWSQKYLEYTKGINNLDKEQSRSRMILDTINSVFYILFAVFLVYIIKRNKNMLIGNFVIANQALINTQTSLRQLSNFFSETKGNVLFLNDYFEFLNIPINEKNIIADEKVEYRQEAPYICFKNVYFKYKNQGTYTLRDINLSINQGEKIAIIGENGSGKSTLLKCLAGLYTETEGDILLEGRKIREMPEDEIQDKFSVIFQDFIKYPYSIKENIMFGNIQNSNDSDIIEAAQHSNIHSFINGLPDGYDTYLGNYLKIGIDFSGGQWQKLAISRALFKNSDILILDEPTSSLDSKSEIDIYNHLFNVIENKTIIFVSHRIAAARNADKIIMIKDGVILEEGNHEALLNARGEYYKLYHMQLKYIN, encoded by the coding sequence ATGAAACGGAAAAGTTTAATTTATACTTCTGTTCTTTTTAGTCTCATATTTGGAGTGCTACCTTATTTCAATTTACTAACAACAAAACATTTACTTAATGAAATAACTGAATTGTTTACAAATGGTAACCATGTTTTTTCCACAATTATTCTATTGTTATGTGCTCAGTTTATTTTGCAAGTGGTGAGTTTCGCATGTAGTTACATTCAACAGTATTTGGAAAAAAAAAATATTACTCTGCTTGAACATAGCTTAAGACTTGATGTTTTCAATAAATTAAATGAGATGCCTTTATGTATGTATGATGATCCTGAATTCCATAATCACTTAAATAGAATAAACAGCAACCTAGGAACCAGATTCTGGGAACCGCTGAAGAATTTCTCGGGTATGATTAGTGTTGTAATTACATTATCTTCTTATGCTGTGATTTTATTTTCAGTTCATTGGTCGTTAATTATTCTTTGTATTGTGGCCTCTATTCCTTCTTTTATTTTGTATTCTTTTCTTGAAAAGAAGAGGTACAAATTTAACGTCAAGAATGTTCTTTTGAGCAGGGAAATCAATTTTATTAATGGTATTTTAACTGAACGGGATAATGTCAAAGAATTAAAAGTCTTTGCGTTAGGAAGATACTTTCAGGAAAGGTGGAGTCAGAAATATTTAGAATATACTAAAGGGATAAATAATTTGGACAAGGAACAAAGTAGATCGAGAATGATCTTAGATACAATTAATTCAGTTTTTTACATATTATTCGCGGTTTTTCTTGTTTATATAATAAAAAGAAACAAAAATATGCTTATCGGTAATTTTGTAATAGCTAATCAAGCTCTCATTAATACTCAAACTTCTTTAAGGCAATTGTCAAATTTTTTTTCTGAAACAAAAGGAAATGTACTATTTTTGAATGACTATTTTGAATTTTTGAATATTCCTATTAATGAGAAGAATATTATCGCTGACGAAAAGGTTGAATACAGGCAAGAAGCACCCTATATCTGTTTCAAAAATGTTTATTTTAAATATAAGAATCAAGGCACATATACATTAAGAGACATCAATCTTTCAATTAATCAAGGTGAGAAGATTGCTATAATTGGCGAGAATGGTTCTGGAAAAAGTACTCTTCTCAAATGTTTAGCTGGTCTATACACGGAGACTGAAGGAGATATTCTTCTGGAGGGTAGAAAGATCCGTGAAATGCCTGAAGATGAGATTCAGGATAAATTCTCAGTTATTTTCCAGGATTTTATTAAGTACCCTTATTCTATAAAAGAAAATATTATGTTTGGAAATATACAGAACTCAAATGATAGCGACATTATAGAGGCTGCTCAACACTCCAATATACATAGCTTCATTAATGGTTTACCTGATGGCTACGATACGTATTTAGGTAACTATTTAAAGATTGGAATTGATTTTTCAGGGGGGCAATGGCAAAAATTAGCTATTTCACGTGCGTTGTTCAAGAATTCAGATATATTAATTCTTGATGAACCAACCTCATCATTAGATTCAAAATCGGAAATTGATATTTATAACCATTTATTCAATGTGATAGAAAATAAAACTATCATATTTGTCTCGCACAGAATAGCTGCGGCCAGAAATGCGGATAAAATAATTATGATTAAAGACGGTGTAATTCTAGAAGAAGGCAATCATGAAGCACTATTAAATGCAAGAGGAGAGTACTATAAGCTTTATCATATGCAATTAAAGTACATCAACTAA
- a CDS encoding ABC transporter ATP-binding protein → MTIILQDVNKSYKGKGIETQILHNINATFDRNDLSVIVGASGSGKSTLLNLIGTLDSPTLGKIEFDCIDISTLKGKQMADFRFDNIGFIFQQFNLIPSLTAIENVCSPFFGRRTLTAFKKRAMDLLEIMGIPSKANFMPSQLSGGEQQRVAIARALVNEPSWLLADEPTGNLDSKNSEIFYQTLHHIKSNLGCGIIVVTHDAVLASKGDCVIEIKDGRIIDQERDVVGAPLC, encoded by the coding sequence ATGACCATTATACTTCAAGATGTGAATAAATCCTACAAAGGGAAAGGGATTGAGACACAAATTTTGCATAATATTAATGCTACGTTTGACCGTAACGATCTATCGGTGATCGTAGGCGCATCAGGCTCAGGAAAATCAACTCTTTTAAATTTAATTGGTACATTAGATAGCCCTACTTTAGGAAAGATAGAATTCGATTGCATTGACATTTCTACATTAAAAGGAAAACAAATGGCGGATTTTCGCTTTGATAATATAGGTTTTATATTTCAACAATTCAATTTAATTCCTTCGTTAACGGCAATTGAAAATGTATGCTCGCCGTTCTTCGGCAGGCGTACATTAACTGCTTTTAAAAAAAGGGCGATGGATTTACTAGAAATAATGGGTATTCCATCTAAAGCTAATTTTATGCCATCCCAATTATCCGGCGGCGAACAGCAGAGAGTGGCGATTGCCCGTGCTCTAGTAAACGAACCTAGTTGGTTACTAGCTGATGAACCAACCGGCAACTTGGATTCCAAGAACAGTGAAATTTTTTATCAAACTCTACATCATATAAAATCAAACCTTGGCTGCGGAATAATTGTTGTAACTCATGATGCCGTACTTGCAAGCAAGGGGGATTGTGTCATTGAAATCAAGGACGGCCGAATAATTGATCAAGAACGGGATGTCGTGGGAGCTCCGCTATGTTGA
- a CDS encoding FtsX-like permease family protein, which translates to MLRTLFSFWRYYKERLLTILVGLLIVSSGLGFLTGLSESNKGTVVSTLQNKWKVSYHILVRPVGTTITDPLNQLLEPNIQSGIANGITMDQWEQIKQISDIEIAAPLSIVGYRPLIFKLNAEAGLDEYGIYRVHQEVIADNGMQQQLVSSENHYIAYGPWEGDDAFTEYGVSVSGLNNSKAQFAEDNVLLVGIDPSEENKLVGLDQALVSLPQGQSRYFNNTDYSKMEQEDHYKVIHLPILLSNGSLAKKTYTYKYEKLNLPFNDNQKAVSTMQRIKEMGGKNYLDDVSASSQIMHSYTSDQLLPQMISSLFDAELQLQPARTFQKPMPLLYNAVLSPYKDRWENAYELKSYTTNDEMVQQSFPEFYRSYETPVDSKTKAASNHFMLIPNYIGIYDSSKLQIKSDIDQQFPMDTYNSPIAKAVLDPKGRPINPPVTIRSINNPLGFMSNPPMMMTTIEAASQIIGEQPISVIRVKVTGIDKVNDQNYKKIEKIASEIREKTGLLTDITFASAPEPVIIHVPTSKTQTKLGWIEEYWIKLGTSITLLNEVTAGFSGMVVLILLVALIYVFVSNTISFLVRKKEIAILLCLGWRTGQIRRMLLLEAIILGLFASLVIWSIQGYFIFFQERDVSIVKFICIGLSGMFIYIIGAVAPLVMVNTIRPISAIHSGEHSEASRRVIPVRGLFGLALAYFNGRLKRNLLSVLSMTLPTVLLTFFIFVTVRLKGTFYSSWFGQYVVAKVGVLHYITIGITLFIAILTISEIIWQNISERKDEISILKALGWRNGNIRRLIWLEGTLTGAISGIVSFLISLVVIIIIYRKFPASELIELTPALVVPLVGGLLSSIIPAERIVHMLTKPGVMQANEGPSLWSKIMSGAIVLSSLFFLLITVFTAIHVIGRGITTQPIYTDTADVTQKIKEEPSTQITNENRAEYHLQLTMNEQKTFSVDAKITVSNLSSDDWNQLVFYMIPNVFTQKDDLKVFKADAYFSIEKVLVNGIVAEYSLVGDTLQVSLSGQLHPGVAADVQILYNFRVPQEGIRLTQIEESFVLAQWYPMLATYQNSAWNKKPYDSKVESYFTDFSDFYVNYSLPGEYQIISSADSDPLAPVTSGSIEAKRIKEMTIILSRKLSMISDNIEGINVRVWGDENKGVTEQLMKESLEKAVNALGYFQTEIGGYPHKQIDIFLGGKLSMEYPGLVTVYPNGHWEHSLVHELAHQWFYGVVSNDPYIEGYLDEGMAELATSLYLNDFTFSEDFEKLREGKVKYSNLPLSDYSAGETGVYLYSQPVLKMKSLFCKYDVDGMNFLKDYFEFFQYKQVTTQEFVNFTVDYFKMQDKTFFEQWLDLR; encoded by the coding sequence ATGTTGAGAACATTATTTTCATTTTGGCGTTACTATAAAGAAAGATTGTTGACTATACTTGTAGGACTATTAATTGTAAGTTCAGGCTTAGGTTTCTTAACAGGGCTATCAGAATCTAATAAAGGTACGGTAGTATCAACCTTACAAAATAAATGGAAAGTTTCCTATCATATTCTCGTTCGCCCTGTTGGAACAACGATAACAGATCCACTGAATCAATTATTGGAACCGAATATTCAATCAGGCATTGCCAATGGAATTACAATGGATCAATGGGAACAAATAAAACAAATCTCTGACATTGAGATCGCAGCTCCGCTTTCTATTGTTGGTTACAGACCACTAATATTCAAGTTGAACGCAGAGGCAGGGCTTGATGAATATGGGATTTACCGTGTTCATCAAGAGGTTATTGCAGACAATGGTATGCAGCAACAGTTAGTATCATCAGAAAATCACTATATAGCTTACGGTCCTTGGGAAGGAGATGATGCATTCACAGAATACGGTGTCTCTGTCTCAGGTCTTAATAATTCTAAAGCCCAATTTGCTGAAGATAATGTGTTATTGGTGGGTATCGACCCTTCCGAAGAAAATAAATTGGTCGGCCTTGATCAAGCCTTGGTTTCTCTTCCACAGGGCCAGAGCAGATACTTTAACAACACTGATTACTCCAAGATGGAACAAGAAGATCATTATAAAGTGATCCATTTGCCTATTTTGCTCAGCAATGGAAGTTTGGCAAAGAAGACGTATACCTACAAATATGAGAAGCTGAACCTGCCCTTTAATGATAATCAAAAAGCAGTGTCCACCATGCAGAGGATTAAGGAAATGGGGGGCAAAAATTATTTGGATGATGTCTCGGCATCTTCGCAAATCATGCATTCCTATACATCGGACCAGTTGCTTCCACAGATGATCTCAAGCCTGTTTGATGCGGAATTGCAGTTACAGCCAGCAAGAACCTTTCAAAAACCGATGCCGCTCTTATATAATGCAGTACTTTCTCCATATAAAGATAGATGGGAGAATGCTTACGAACTGAAAAGTTATACAACAAACGACGAAATGGTCCAACAATCTTTCCCTGAGTTCTATCGTTCTTATGAAACACCCGTTGATTCCAAGACTAAAGCAGCGTCTAATCATTTTATGTTAATACCTAATTACATCGGTATATATGATAGTTCCAAGCTTCAAATCAAAAGTGATATTGATCAGCAATTTCCTATGGACACCTACAATTCTCCCATAGCAAAAGCTGTGCTCGACCCCAAAGGCAGGCCTATAAACCCGCCGGTCACAATTCGTTCCATTAATAACCCGCTCGGATTTATGAGTAATCCACCTATGATGATGACTACTATTGAGGCTGCTTCGCAGATTATCGGTGAGCAACCTATATCTGTAATTCGCGTAAAAGTGACAGGTATTGATAAAGTTAATGATCAAAATTATAAAAAAATTGAAAAAATTGCCTCAGAGATTCGGGAGAAAACCGGATTACTAACAGATATAACTTTTGCTTCGGCCCCGGAGCCTGTAATCATCCATGTTCCAACCAGCAAAACTCAGACAAAACTTGGGTGGATCGAAGAGTATTGGATTAAGCTTGGAACGAGTATAACTTTACTAAATGAAGTCACAGCCGGTTTCTCGGGCATGGTGGTTCTAATCCTTCTTGTGGCCCTTATATATGTATTTGTCAGCAATACAATATCTTTTCTTGTACGTAAGAAGGAAATCGCGATTTTGCTTTGTTTAGGCTGGAGAACAGGCCAAATACGAAGAATGCTTCTGCTGGAAGCCATAATCCTCGGTTTGTTTGCATCTCTTGTAATATGGAGTATACAGGGATACTTTATCTTCTTCCAGGAGCGGGATGTTTCCATTGTTAAATTCATATGCATTGGACTCAGTGGCATGTTCATCTACATAATTGGTGCTGTAGCACCGCTAGTTATGGTCAATACAATCCGGCCGATATCAGCTATTCATTCCGGAGAACACTCTGAAGCTTCGAGGCGAGTGATTCCAGTACGGGGCCTGTTCGGGCTTGCGCTGGCTTACTTCAATGGAAGATTAAAGAGGAATCTGCTCTCCGTACTCTCTATGACTCTTCCGACAGTTCTTTTAACGTTCTTTATATTTGTAACCGTACGCCTCAAAGGAACTTTTTATTCATCTTGGTTTGGGCAGTATGTTGTGGCAAAGGTCGGGGTTCTTCACTATATTACAATAGGAATAACATTATTCATTGCTATACTAACCATATCAGAAATTATATGGCAGAATATATCTGAGAGAAAAGATGAAATATCCATACTAAAAGCCTTAGGCTGGAGAAATGGTAATATTCGCAGATTAATTTGGTTGGAGGGGACTTTAACGGGGGCAATATCCGGTATCGTATCGTTTCTCATCAGTCTTGTTGTAATTATTATCATTTACCGAAAGTTCCCTGCATCTGAATTAATCGAATTAACCCCTGCGCTAGTTGTTCCGTTGGTAGGAGGTTTGTTAAGTTCAATTATCCCTGCTGAGAGAATTGTACATATGTTAACTAAGCCTGGGGTGATGCAAGCTAATGAAGGGCCGAGTCTATGGAGTAAAATAATGAGTGGGGCAATCGTACTGAGCAGTTTATTTTTTCTCTTGATAACTGTTTTTACAGCGATACATGTAATTGGAAGGGGAATAACGACACAGCCAATTTATACAGATACTGCGGATGTAACTCAAAAAATAAAGGAAGAGCCCTCAACTCAAATAACGAATGAAAACCGGGCTGAATACCATTTACAGTTAACAATGAATGAGCAGAAGACCTTTAGTGTAGACGCCAAGATTACTGTTTCGAATCTGTCGTCAGACGATTGGAATCAGCTTGTCTTCTACATGATTCCAAATGTTTTTACACAAAAAGATGACTTGAAGGTTTTTAAAGCAGATGCTTACTTTTCAATTGAAAAAGTGTTGGTTAACGGAATTGTGGCTGAGTATTCCCTAGTGGGAGATACGCTGCAAGTATCTTTATCGGGACAATTACATCCTGGTGTCGCGGCAGACGTACAGATATTGTATAATTTCAGGGTTCCACAAGAAGGAATTCGTCTTACTCAAATTGAGGAATCCTTTGTACTGGCACAATGGTATCCAATGCTGGCGACTTATCAAAATAGTGCGTGGAATAAGAAGCCTTACGATTCTAAGGTAGAATCTTATTTTACTGATTTTAGTGACTTTTATGTAAATTACTCCCTTCCTGGAGAATATCAGATCATAAGTTCAGCAGATTCAGATCCATTAGCCCCTGTTACAAGCGGAAGCATTGAAGCTAAGCGAATCAAGGAAATGACGATTATTCTTTCGAGAAAATTGTCCATGATAAGTGATAACATCGAGGGTATTAATGTAAGGGTATGGGGGGATGAGAATAAAGGTGTAACAGAGCAGTTAATGAAAGAATCACTGGAAAAGGCTGTTAATGCATTGGGATACTTCCAAACCGAAATAGGAGGTTATCCTCATAAACAAATAGATATATTTCTTGGGGGAAAACTATCAATGGAGTACCCGGGTCTGGTAACCGTCTATCCAAATGGTCATTGGGAGCATTCGCTTGTGCATGAACTGGCGCATCAGTGGTTCTATGGTGTGGTCAGCAATGATCCTTACATCGAAGGTTATTTGGATGAAGGCATGGCCGAACTAGCGACCTCCTTATATTTGAATGATTTTACGTTTTCTGAAGATTTTGAGAAGTTGAGGGAGGGGAAAGTAAAGTATTCCAATTTACCATTGAGTGATTATAGTGCTGGAGAAACAGGTGTGTATCTCTATTCTCAGCCTGTGCTAAAAATGAAAAGCCTGTTCTGCAAATATGACGTTGATGGGATGAACTTTTTGAAGGATTATTTTGAGTTTTTCCAATACAAGCAAGTAACCACACAAGAGTTTGTTAACTTTACGGTTGATTATTTTAAAATGCAAGACAAAACTTTTTTTGAACAGTGGCTTGATTTGAGATAG
- a CDS encoding AraC family transcriptional regulator has protein sequence MNFEDINENDVIYRCIGKDFNQGIVSCGFMRKRSAERSQYDFKIGYYSCFVVLQGSGTFISMDGTVTPMQAGDLVQRLPERLHTTAIEPDGNWIEFYISVGYPVYSYLKTLGIINSDKEVQSTLHTNDFFFDFVSLLKALKSATDESLPSLLMKSQDLIIRLHSSIHNAHSNENDSKITKACELISVSNDIHFDIQEVAAAVNMGYENFRKFFKDTTGISPKRYHTEHLMRQAKMMLLSGLPIKHVAVSLGYGDIYSFTKQFTKSEGVSPGRYIRKTKPVQN, from the coding sequence ATGAATTTTGAAGACATTAATGAAAATGATGTAATCTACCGCTGTATCGGCAAAGATTTTAATCAGGGGATTGTATCTTGCGGCTTTATGCGAAAAAGATCAGCAGAGCGTTCTCAATATGATTTTAAGATAGGCTATTACAGCTGTTTTGTAGTATTGCAAGGCAGTGGAACGTTTATTTCTATGGACGGTACCGTTACTCCTATGCAAGCAGGTGATCTGGTTCAACGTCTACCTGAACGTTTGCACACTACTGCAATTGAACCAGATGGGAATTGGATCGAGTTCTATATCAGTGTCGGGTATCCTGTCTATTCATACTTAAAGACACTTGGAATTATTAATTCCGATAAGGAAGTCCAATCGACACTGCATACGAATGATTTTTTCTTTGATTTTGTTTCCTTGCTGAAAGCCTTGAAAAGTGCAACAGATGAAAGTCTTCCCTCCCTGCTGATGAAGTCTCAGGATTTGATTATCCGATTACACAGTAGCATTCATAATGCTCATAGCAATGAAAATGATAGTAAAATAACAAAAGCCTGCGAGCTGATTAGTGTCTCCAATGATATTCACTTTGATATTCAGGAAGTGGCTGCTGCCGTGAATATGGGCTACGAGAACTTTCGAAAATTTTTCAAAGATACTACGGGGATTTCCCCTAAACGATACCACACTGAGCATTTAATGAGACAGGCCAAAATGATGCTGCTCTCCGGACTTCCCATCAAACACGTAGCCGTTAGTCTGGGTTACGGGGATATATATTCATTCACCAAACAATTTACGAAGTCAGAAGGGGTATCTCCAGGACGATATATCCGTAAAACAAAACCTGTTCAAAATTAA